From a region of the Leptospira kmetyi serovar Malaysia str. Bejo-Iso9 genome:
- a CDS encoding DUF2179 domain-containing protein — MELSFPSPGNPIFDYVLLPCFIFLSRVTDVSIGTIRVILLTREKKAIAASLGFLEVLLWVIVITQVIKNLNNVFCYLAYAGGFATGTFIGMFLEEKLAIGFSLLRIISPQNGQEIANKLSEAGYRVTTMDGQGSRGPVKIVFTVLKRKKILHAMKIVKNVEPDVFYSIENARSTNTSVSEDSPGLLRRGILERILKVRK, encoded by the coding sequence ATGGAACTGAGCTTTCCTTCTCCCGGAAATCCTATCTTCGATTACGTTCTTCTTCCTTGTTTTATTTTTCTTTCGAGAGTGACCGACGTATCGATCGGAACGATCCGCGTCATTCTTCTTACCCGAGAAAAAAAAGCCATCGCGGCTTCTCTCGGATTTTTGGAAGTTCTTCTTTGGGTGATCGTAATCACTCAGGTCATTAAAAATCTCAACAACGTGTTTTGTTATCTCGCATACGCGGGCGGTTTTGCGACGGGAACTTTTATCGGAATGTTTCTCGAAGAAAAATTGGCCATCGGCTTTTCTCTTTTGAGAATCATCTCTCCTCAAAACGGACAAGAGATCGCGAACAAACTTTCCGAAGCGGGTTATCGGGTCACGACGATGGACGGACAAGGAAGCCGCGGCCCCGTGAAAATCGTTTTTACGGTTTTAAAAAGAAAGAAGATTCTTCACGCGATGAAAATCGTCAAGAATGTGGAGCCGGACGTTTTCTATTCGATCGAAAACGCCCGAAGCACAAATACGTCGGTGTCCGAAGATTCCCCAGGACTTCTCCGAAGAGGAATCCTGGAAAGAATTCTCAAGGTTAGAAAGTAG
- a CDS encoding SET domain-containing protein — translation MIEKRINKFGENGTFATKNIPKGTLLFSYSEWIEDEEFGWKVLTVDEAESLPDSEKDIFMKYGYDVDFGLVTGPTSDQFVINHSNFMNHSCDPNMWYDQDDNIVAKREIREGEELTIDYANFIVNFDQTFECGCGSASCRKFIRKDDWKLLINEYQMNFPKFIQKEIKKLYVKIPV, via the coding sequence ATGATCGAGAAACGAATCAACAAATTCGGGGAGAACGGAACCTTCGCAACGAAGAACATCCCCAAAGGAACTTTGCTGTTCAGCTACAGCGAGTGGATCGAGGACGAAGAATTTGGCTGGAAAGTTCTGACGGTCGACGAAGCCGAGTCGCTTCCCGATTCCGAAAAGGACATCTTCATGAAATACGGATACGACGTGGACTTCGGTTTAGTAACCGGACCTACCAGCGATCAGTTCGTAATCAACCATTCCAACTTCATGAATCATTCCTGTGATCCGAATATGTGGTACGATCAGGACGACAACATCGTAGCGAAACGTGAAATCCGTGAAGGCGAGGAACTTACCATCGACTACGCGAATTTTATCGTGAACTTCGATCAAACCTTCGAGTGCGGTTGCGGATCGGCGAGCTGCAGAAAATTCATCCGGAAAGACGATTGGAAACTTCTGATCAACGAGTATCAGATGAACTTTCCGAAATTCATCCAAAAAGAAATCAAAAAACTCTACGTTAAAATTCCAGTATAG